Proteins from a genomic interval of Synergistota bacterium:
- a CDS encoding MFS transporter translates to MRVISYSVGWKKPFLISLISTLMLNSYLGMFLVYPIYLKIVGIDSIKIGFLMGLFYVANMAIRPIGSMVLERLSMKKASFLAFFFLFISAIGLIFSLSPKIIALWRLLGGLGYGIGTVSLTAYQSIIVPERIRGSSFAWISVCYVSPQLLFVPIASHFIKIGHYMAYLSMFLIFSVLFILASQFLNEIKDINLEECNSYNNNAPSWGTYRELLKTKGIFTYIISILTFSIINGTILMYATTLLYEKGLHPSLFLSINASVAMIIRIVGNRMLNQLNRYRWLGLSLLIMIFSTFLMGHSSKSVHFILLSITYGSGMAISFPFLLAIASDITVLSLRPKASALAWLTMDFGYVLSPIIIGITSHVKDISFSFKILSIFCLPTALLISYLWKQFLTEKRLNETIRP, encoded by the coding sequence ATGAGAGTTATTTCTTACTCTGTAGGTTGGAAAAAACCTTTCTTAATATCTTTAATATCTACATTGATGCTTAATTCCTATTTAGGCATGTTTTTAGTATATCCAATCTATCTTAAGATAGTAGGAATTGATTCCATTAAAATCGGATTTCTCATGGGGTTATTTTATGTTGCTAACATGGCAATAAGACCTATAGGAAGTATGGTTCTTGAACGATTGAGTATGAAAAAGGCTTCTTTTTTAGCATTTTTCTTTTTATTCATAAGTGCAATAGGTTTGATATTTTCATTAAGTCCGAAAATTATAGCTTTATGGCGTTTATTAGGGGGGTTGGGTTACGGTATAGGAACCGTTTCTTTAACTGCATATCAATCTATAATAGTACCGGAAAGGATTAGAGGTAGCTCCTTTGCTTGGATTTCTGTATGTTATGTTTCTCCTCAACTTCTTTTCGTCCCAATAGCAAGCCACTTTATAAAAATTGGTCATTATATGGCTTACCTTTCAATGTTCTTGATTTTCTCTGTTCTATTTATATTAGCGTCTCAATTCTTAAATGAAATCAAGGATATAAATTTAGAAGAATGTAATTCCTATAATAATAATGCACCATCTTGGGGAACATATAGAGAATTACTAAAAACAAAAGGTATCTTTACATATATTATTTCTATCCTTACATTCTCAATAATTAATGGAACTATACTTATGTATGCGACAACTTTACTTTACGAAAAGGGACTTCATCCTTCTCTTTTCTTAAGTATAAACGCTTCTGTTGCTATGATCATAAGGATAGTGGGTAACAGGATGTTAAACCAGCTTAACAGATATAGATGGTTAGGATTGTCTCTACTAATAATGATCTTTTCCACATTTTTAATGGGACATTCTTCAAAAAGCGTTCACTTTATTTTACTTTCTATTACTTACGGAAGCGGTATGGCTATAAGCTTTCCATTCCTCTTAGCAATAGCCTCTGATATAACAGTTTTAAGTCTTCGTCCTAAGGCATCAGCTCTTGCTTGGTTAACAATGGACTTTGGTTATGTCTTATCTCCGATAATCATAGGAATTACGTCTCATGTAAAAGATATAAGCTTTTCCTTCAAAATATTATCTATTTTTTGCCTCCCAACGGCTTTGTTGATAAGCTATTTGTGGAAACAGTTCTTAACAGAAAAGCGCTTAAATGAGACGATCAGACCATAA